In one window of Chanodichthys erythropterus isolate Z2021 chromosome 23, ASM2448905v1, whole genome shotgun sequence DNA:
- the ptchd1 gene encoding patched domain-containing protein 1, whose protein sequence is MLRQVLHEGLRTSFHKLGHFVANHPVFFASAPVLISILLGASFSRYRIEENVEYLLAPKHSLAKIEGNLVDSLFPVNRSKHTLYSDLQTPGRYGRVIVTSRRGSVLDPHHVSSVLKLHNTITQIQVPMLGFNYTFAHLCLLDDSKSCIVDDILRVLEEMRSARASNRSAPPLRYPITKLKDGREAYIGHQLGGVLAGGGRDGVRSARALQLTYYLQAASPLNEVVAASWELLFCRELENFVKAHPELSLYPFTSSSLQRDFQRTSRVSERPLLFSLAACLSLAMLCCSMRDCVRTKPWLGLLALVTVSLATLTSAGIFNLTGGKYNSTYLGIPFVMLGHGLFGTFEMLSSWRRTREDQHVKERVAAVFSDCMLPFTASTALHVVTFGIGASPFTNIEAVRLFCRNACISVLFNYLYILTFYGSNLVFAGYLENNYRHSLFCRRVPKPELLQQKPAWYRFLMYTHYNEEATEAGPLRAYESHLLVAFMKRYYCDWITNTYVKPFVVLFYLVYVSFALMGYLQVSEGSDLSNVVATETSTIAYTRAQQRYFSSYSPVIGFYIYESIEYWNTSVQEDLLEYTKGFERISWFESYLNYLHGLNITTSLSRSNFTERLRSGFLRQPRYVHFSDDIIFAKRTDGEFDVVASRMFLVAKTTENKREEMSILLDTLRKLSLTSRVKFIIFNPSFVYMDRYASSVGAPLKNSCIAALFLLFFSTFLAADPLVNAWLTVTVASVEFGLVGFMTLWRVELDCVSVLCLIYGVNYAVDSSAPLVSAFALGRESTRTRWVKLALERHGVPALQSYLCYGAALLPLAAVPSNLTRTLFRCLFLTAIITAFHCLAILPVLLTFLPPSKKKRCDRKNGAENREEIECMEMVDSTRVVDQITTV, encoded by the exons ATGTTGCGACAAGTGTTGCACGAAGGGCTTAGGACGTCATTCCACAAACTGGGCCACTTTGTCGCCAATCACCCGGTGTTTTTCGCCTCCGCGCCCGTGCTGATTTCCATCCTGCTGGGCGCGAGCTTCAGCAGATACCGCATAGAGGAAAACGTGGAGTACCTGTTAGCTCCCAAACACAGCCTGGCGAAGATCGAGGGGAACTTGGTGGATAGTTTGTTCCCCGTGAACCGGTCCAAACACACGCTGTACTCGGACTTGCAAACACCCGGGAGATATGGCCGGGTCATCGTGACTTCGCGCAGGGGGAGCGTGCTGGACCCCCACCACGTCAGCTCGGTCCTAAAG TTACACAACACAATCACTCAGATCCAGGTTCCTATGCTGGGATTCAACTACACCTTTGCCCACCTCTGCCTGCTGGATGATAGCAAGAGCTGCATCGTGGACGACATCCTGCGGGTTCTGGAAGAGATGAGATCGGCACGGGCTTCCAACCGTTCAGCACCCCCTCTGCGTTATCCAATCACCAAACTCAAAGATGGACGGGAGGCCTACATCGGGCACCAACTGGGCGGAGTCCTGGCAGGCGGAGGGAGAGACGGGGTGCGTTCTGCTCGAGCCCTTCAACTCACGTACTACCTGCAAGCGGCCAGCCCACTGAACGAAGTGGTGGCGGCCAGCTGGGAGCTGCTGTTCTGCAGGGAGCTGGAAAACTTTGTTAAAGCTCATCCGGAGCTTAGTCTGTACCCTTTTACCTCCTCTTCTCTTCAGAGGGACTTCCAAAGGACCAGTCGTGTATCAGAGCGGCCGCTGCTCTTTAGCCTGGCTGCGTGTCTCTCACTGGCCATGCTGTGCTGCTCAATGCGAGACTGTGTGCGTACAAAGCCTTGGCTGGGTCTGCTGGCTCTGGTGACCGTCAGCCTTGCTACACTCACCTCTGCCGGCATCTTCAACCTCACAGGAGGGAAATACAATTCAACATACCTGGGCATCCCTTTTGTCATGTTAG GTCATGGTTTGTTTGgcacatttgagatgctgtcgTCTTGGCGTAGGACACGCGAGGACCAGCATGTGAAGGAGCGGGTTGCTGCTGTATTCTCAGACTGTATGCTGCCCTTCACAGCTAGCACGGCCTTGCACGTGGTCACCTTCGGCATCGGGGCCAGTCCATTCACAAACATTGAGGCCGTGCGTCTCTTCTGTCGGAACGCCTGTATCTCAGTTCTCTTCAACTACCTCTACATCCTCACCTTCTACGGCTCCAACCTGGTGTTTGCCGGCTACCTGGAAAACAACTACCGTCACAGTCTATTCTGCAGGCGTGTACCAAAGCCTGAGTTGCTGCAGCAGAAGCCAGCATGGTACCGCTTCCTCATGTACACACATTACAATGAGGAGGCCACAGAAGCAGGACCCCTGCGTGCTTACGAGAGTCACCTGCTGGTAGCCTTTATGAAACGGTACTATTGTGACTGGATCACCAACACCTACGTCAAACCATTCGTGGTTCTTTTTTACTTGGTCTATGTTTCCTTCGCCCTCATGGGCTACCTTCAGGTCAGTGAAGGGTCAGATCTTAGTAATGTGGTTGCCACAGAAACAAGCACTATAGCATACACCCGTGCCCAACAGCGGTATTTCAGCAGTTATAGCCCCGTGATTGGCTTCTACATCTATGAGTCCATTGAGTACTGGAACACCAGCGTGCAAGAGGACCTACTGGAGTACACCAAAGGTTTTGAACGCATCTCCTGGTTCGAGAGTTACCTAAACTACCTTCACGGGCTGAACATCACCACTAGCTTGTCACGCAGCAACTTCACAGAGCGCCTGCGGTCTGGCTTTCTACGCCAACCCCGCTATGTGCATTTCTCGGATGATATCATTTTTGCCAAACGTACGGATGGGGAATTTGATGTGGTGGCCTCGCGTATGTTTCTCGTGGCCAAGACGACAGAAAACAAACGAGAAGAGATGTCAATCCTACTGGACACACTGAGGAAGTTGTCGCTGACCTCCAGAGTGAAGTTCATCATCTTCAATCCATCCTTTGTGTATATGGACCGCTATGCCTCATCAGTTGGAGCACCGCTGAAGAACTCTTGCATCGCTGCTCTCTTTCTGCTTTTCTTTTCCACCTTCTTGGCAGCTGACCCACTGGTCAACGCCTGGTTGACTGTGACAGTAGCCTCTGTTGAGTTTGGGCTGGTGGGTTTCATGACTCTGTGGCGGGTAGAGTTGGATTGTGTCTCAGTGCTGTGTCTGATCTACGGGGTGAACTATGCTGTGGACTCCAGTGCTCCGCTGGTATCTGCATTTGCTCTAGGTCGGGAATCCACTCGTACGCGCTGGGTGAAACTGGCTCTGGAGCGACATGGAGTTCCTGCCCTGCAGAGCTACTTGTGTTATGGGGCAGCTCTGCTCCCTCTTGCGGCCGTGCCCTCGAACCTTACCCGCACACTCTTCAGGTGCCTCTTTCTCACCGCCATCATCACCGCCTTCCACTGTTTGGCCATTCTCCCCGTCCTGCTTACCTTCCTTCCTCCCTCCAAGAAAAAACGATGTGACAGAAAGAATGGTGCGGAAAACAGGGAAGAAATTGAGTGCATGGAGATGGTGGACAGCACACGTGTGGTTGATCAGATTACCACTGTCTGA